In Miscanthus floridulus cultivar M001 chromosome 5, ASM1932011v1, whole genome shotgun sequence, one genomic interval encodes:
- the LOC136455033 gene encoding uncharacterized protein, with the protein MPAAAPRRTITALVAAPRQALPPSRRATTVPSTAASAPRTPAADRRARQRPNCRATHATAPPARHARLPPATALTAMPATTVAALTAAPPLYTAPHCRAPLTLSRIHPPQRPAPAPPLAPLASRPSLSRRRRKDKSTLLPREEEEEEEEDRIGDVVSSDSDDSDDD; encoded by the exons atgcccgccgccgcgccgcgccgcaccATTACCGCGCTCGTGGCCGCGCCGCGCCAGGCACTACCACCGTCGCGCCGTGCCACTACCGTGCCCAGCACTGCTGCCAGTGCGCCACGCACGCCCGCCGCTGATCGCCGCGCCCGCCAACGCCCTAATTGCCGCGCCACACACGCCACTGCGCCACCGGCGCGCCACGCCCGCCTGCCACCCGCCACCGCCCTCACTGCCATGCCCGCCACTACCGTCGCCGCCCTCACTGCCGCGCCGCCGCTGTACACCGCTCCCCACTGTCGCGCACCCCTCACTCTATCCCGCATCCATCCGCCGCAGAGGCCAGCGCCCGCGCCTCCCCTCGCGCCACTCGCCTCCCGACCTAGTCTatcgcgccgccgccgcaaggACAAGAGCACGCTGCtgccgcgag aagaggaggaggaggaggaggaggacaggatcggtgatgtagttagcagtgattcggacGATTCAGATGATGACTAG
- the LOC136452811 gene encoding cytidine deaminase 1-like gives MGQEQAAPKPEAAATAMELTGFVMTAEEAERKAAAAGVATVQDLLPLLVPSARKRARVPISDFQVGAVGLGASGRVYVGVNLEFRGVPLCHSVHAEQFLVANAAAAGESALRAVAVSHMPCGHCRQFLQEIRGAAGIQILVTSDADEGCAPEWRTVASLLLRPFGPHDLLAENVPLVLEAHDNALGDPVVTAVANGFAPGDLDARLREAAEAAARAAHAPYSQCPSGFAVADGDGRIYAGGCLESAAYNPTLGPVQAAIIAMVAAGGGPAGDVVAAALVEKEQAAVAQEATARIFLDAVAPHASFHVYKYRPSDA, from the coding sequence ATGGGGCAGGAGCAGGCGGCGCCAAAGCCGGAGGCCGCGGCCACGGCGATGGAGCTGACGGGTTTCGtcatgaccgcggaggaggccgAGCGCAAGGCGGCGGCCGCCGGCGTGGCGACCGTGCAGGACCTGCTGCCGCTTCTGGTCCCGTCCGCGAGGAAGCGCGCGCGCGTCCCGATCTCGGACTTCCAAGTGGGCGCCGTGGGGCTGGGCGCCAGCGGCCGCGTCTACGTCGGCGTCAACCTCGAGTTCCGCGGCGTCCCGCTGTGCCACTCCGTCCACGCAGAGCAGTTCCTCGTGGCCAACGCCGCTGCCGCGGGGGAGTCCGCGCTGCGCGCCGTCGCTGTCTCCCACATGCCCTGCGGCCACTGCCGCCAGTTCCTCCAGGAGATCCGCGGCGCCGCCGGCATCCAGATCCTCGTGACCAGCGACGCCGACGAGGGCTGCGCGCCCGAGTGGCGCACGGTGGCGTCCCTCCTCCTCCGCCCCTTCGGGCCCCACGATCTCCTCGCTGAGAATGTGCCCCTCGTCCTCGAGGCGCACGACAACGCCCTGGGCGATCCCGTCGTCACCGCGGTCGCCAATGGCTTCGCCCCCGGCGACCTGGACGCGCGCCTGAGGGAGGCTGCGGAGGCGGCCGCGCGGGCGGCGCACGCGCCGTACAGCCAGTGCCCGTCGGGGTTCGCGGTGGCAGACGGTGACGGCAGGATCTACGCCGGTGGCTGCCTCGAGTCCGCAGCGTACAACCCGACGCTGGGCCCCGTCCAGGCGGCCATCATTGCGATGGTGGCAGCCGGAGGCGGCCCCGCCGGGGACGTGGTCGCGGCGGCGCTCGTGGAGAAGGAGCAGGCGGCGGTGGCCCAGGAGGCGACGGCCAGGATCTTCCTCGACGCCGTGGCCCCACACGCCAGCTTCCACGTCTACAAGTACAGGCCGTCCGATGCTTGA